In Thunnus maccoyii chromosome 3, fThuMac1.1, whole genome shotgun sequence, the following proteins share a genomic window:
- the LOC121894813 gene encoding butyrophilin-like protein 10: MTVGSLKPGFAVMMKTTLVALLCILPFIETATLKEVEVVAEEGDNVLLQCPQDPQVNLERSLVEWTKDGRTNFVHVYRHGQDYFNDQKDEYKGRTVLFREGLSRGNVTLQLSSVRLSDNGTFKCFVKKTDTYCFITLKVGEKVQSNQTQDDDLRTTRHPDVTEMYSGGKNTAAILTGTIFTVIVICCLIGALGWIYRNELRRRFRRWREGEAEMPANNGQMDNLMI; this comes from the exons ATGACTGTCGGTAGTTTAAAACCGGGCTTTGCCGTGATGATGAAGACGACTTTGGTAGCCTTGTTGTGCATTTTACCATTCATCGAAACCG CTACGTTAAAAGAAGTAGAAGTAGTAGCAGAAGAAGGCGACAACGTCTTGTTACAGTGTCCACAGGATCCTCAAGTCAATTTGGAGCGTTCACTCGTGGAGTGGACTAAAGATGGCCGCACAAATTTCGTCCATGTGTATAGACATGGACAAGACTACTTTAATGACCAGAAGGACGAGTACAAAGGCAGGACAGTCCTCTTCCGTGAAGGTTTGAGCCGAGGAAATGTGACACTGCAACTTTCTTCTGTACGGCTGTCTGATAATGGAACATTCAAGTGCTTTGTCAAAAAAACAGACACCTATTGTTTTATTACCCTCAAAGTTG GAGAAAAAGTCCAAAGCAACCAAACACAAGATGACGACCTGAGGACAACCAGACATCCAGATGTGACCGAGATGTATTCTG GTggtaaaaacacagcagctatCCTTACCGGCACCATTTTCACTGTCATTGTCATCTGCTGTCTCATCGGAGCTCTAGGCTGGATCTATAGAAATG AACTGAGGAGGAGGTTCAGACgatggagggagggggaagCAGAGATGCCGGCAAACAACGGTCAAATGGACAACCTGATGATCTGA
- the dnase1l4.1 gene encoding deoxyribonuclease 1 like 4, tandem duplicate 1, which produces MKVAAFNIQKFGKNKVSDPAVLDILVKIVSRYDIIVILEVVDASGDSVETFMTALNKANPDHHYTLKISSRLGRTRYKEQFMFLYRDDMVDLVGSYQFDDEATEGEDVFARDPYILRFRCHNTELKDLVLIPVHTKPEDSEVELDELYDVFLNVKKKWKTDNVMILGDFNADGSYVSKKDMKSIRIRTDKNFHWLIGDDVDTTASTKNDHTYDRIVIYGDDMLKAVVPNSAKPFNFHEAYGLTQEQALDVSDHYPVEVELESIIVEGPKPQQYGSAPPDRDLDELKRENLLLEREKLNLEIQMLRQKMAIMKHGD; this is translated from the exons ATGAAAGTAGCAGCTTTTAACATCCAGAAgtttggaaaaaataaagtgtcaGACCCAGCTGTCCTCGATATCCTGGTTAAG ATCGTGTCTCGATATGACATCATAGTGATCCTGGAGGTGGTGGACGCCAGCGGAGATTCAGTAGAAACCTTTATGACAGCACTCAACAA AGCCAACCCGGACCATCACTACACTCTGAAGATCAGCAGTCGTCTGGGAAGAACTCGCTACAAGGAGCAGTTCATGTTCCTGTACAG ggatgACATGGTGGACCTGGTGGGCTCCTATCAGTTTGATGACGAGGCGACTGAGGGAGAAGATGTTTTCGCCAGAGATCCCTACATCCTGCGATTCAGATGCCACAATACAG AGCTGAAGGACCTGGTGCTGATCCCAGTTCACACCAAACCAGAGGACTCGGAGGTTGAGCTTGATGAGCTCTATGATGTTTTCCTGAATGTCAAGAAGAAGTGGAAAACTGAT AACGTGATGATCCTGGGCGACTTCAATGCGGACGGCTCGTATGTCTCCAAGAAAGACATGAAGAGCATCCGTATCCGTACCGACAAGAACTTCCACTGGCTGATTGGAGATGATGTCGACACCACAGCAAGCACCAAAAATGACCACACATACGACAg GATAGTGATCTACGGAGACGACATGCTCAAGGCTGTTGTACCAAACTCTGCCAAACCCTTCAACTTCCACGAAGCATACGGACTCACTCAGGAGCAG GCGCTGGATGTGAGTGACCATTACCCTGTGGAGGTTGAACTCGAGTCCATAATCGTAGAAG gTCCAAAACCACAGCAGTATGGGTCAGCTCCCCCAGATAGAGATCTGGATGAGCTGAAGAGAGAAAACCTGcttctggagagagagaagctcaACCTGGAGATCCAAATGCTCCGGCAGAAGATGGCCATTATGAAACATGGAGATTGA